One part of the Bacteroidia bacterium genome encodes these proteins:
- a CDS encoding PKD domain-containing protein, whose amino-acid sequence MNHIYNIKVILYRDCINSNTPFDQSISLFIFAGGAAQNAAPLQTVNIPIPTNIPQIVPNDLGDCVVGNPSICVEVGVYETTVTLPPRADGYDLGWAKCCRSVTINNIATPIAYGITFAAHIPDPGDALCNNMPTFNQFPPVFLCANQPFSFDHSATDIDGDSLVYSLVHPYTGVNQIGRGAGNPGRGGPPPTVDPVGNPMGPPPYTRLPFLPGFSFDDPFGSGDFVIDPQSGFLTVTPAMVGVFVYAISVFEYRDGVLLSENRRDFQINIITCLPQGAPPFISHSTTGLPTSTNGDTIYAQADVPFCYDVTLEDTIPGDVLSAYTVSAAFGNGNFFPPAATFNFSGVNPINGQVCWTPSCQYDGDTIPLIVGGFDIGDCENVGDVFDTVWVIVNKPPNQLPSIVPDLTGLQVNNDTIIISAGSNLCYDLNITDPNPNDILHAFPLSSIFNAPNGPTFNIVSQNPMLAQVCWTPGCDFEDQIFEFRTAASDVSLCNNTQPVENLLFVKVVIPPNDPPDIAFDLSANVFSNDTIFVSALDNLCFDITASDPNLADIITLSTLSPIFNDPNPPTLTTTGNNPLQGQVCWMPSCDYENQVIPFIFKVNDPGVCSSIGEAFDTVYVSVAVPPNDPPNIVADLSGNSFSNDTIFVNANDAFCYDYVASDLNVGDNLNAFTVSSIFNDPNGPSFSLNGNNPVSGQICWTPSCDFVNQTIELIIGVGDDAPCTSTAQAFDTVYIEIAFPPNDPPETFANLANLTTDGDTIFVDPQESFCFNLNFTDPNIADTLTAFAISPIFSQPDGPSFTFQGVNPASAQVCWIPSCDYEGQLIELVFRVEDNGDCDNELEDFDTVFVKINDPNTIAPNLGHDISGNLNTGGDTIYIEIGGNLCYDFYVADNTPENGVDFVHALELASLAGSNLSLTNLDYVRRNDSIIGSVCLSSSCSNGGSLFRSIIRGIDQETCPPFASNSDTVFIKVNTDFRSFAGNDISFCEGSGGVQLNVTPIGGTAPYFFEWGCDDPNGACGLSSPAVSNPIVNPTDTTTYFVQVTDRNGCTSEIDGVQVNVKKLPIVDAGPDQFLCEDGIGTNLEVNVLNPIAAPGPYTYTWTPGATLNDPTLVNPRANPTQTTIYTVVVSSANGCTSDNTTLDTLSTITVHVNDKPVASTGPTVDICFGDTTMLRGFASQGGPDYQFVWTPSTGLDDSTSQTPMASPPQTTTYSLVAWSNGCQSDAEQLTVVVHTLPTSDPGLVAEICGGDSVQLNGIASSEPGATHTYQWTPAIGLDDATSAMPMASPSITTTYTLVATSNFGCESPEYNIDVNVLPAPQAFAGVDSFLCRGDSLALQGSHTMIGGPATGPVFYNWDPSPTLNVPTIPGPNAGPTATTVYTLTVSTGSCSTTDEVKIDVFDEVIAVASADTSRICEGDSVQLFVSGGTPASTYSWTPGTSIGNPGEANPQVAPDQTTIYYVTVTQGTCSGMDSVQIDVNPAPGADFFASQDSGCNDLTIAFLENSANGSNYIWDFGDGSPISNEPNPEHTYTSPGVYTASFQAFGMGGCISDIQTKEITVFPAGVADFTSSPDLGAELPLPNVEIQFTNQSTDAVSFLWDFGDGNFSTEENPLHVYNEAGEYTVSLTITDTGGCTNIIQYGPYKIFIPGLLIPNVFSPNGDGINDNFRITYDGREVFTIKVYDRWGRLMFEDENSPINGWNGKASNGQDASDGVYYYSINIGSKTFTGNVTLMR is encoded by the coding sequence GTGAATCATATTTACAATATCAAAGTGATACTGTACCGAGACTGTATCAACAGTAACACTCCTTTTGATCAATCTATCAGCCTATTCATATTTGCTGGAGGAGCTGCTCAAAATGCCGCTCCCTTACAAACGGTAAACATTCCTATACCTACAAATATTCCTCAAATTGTTCCCAATGATTTAGGAGATTGTGTGGTAGGAAATCCTTCCATTTGCGTTGAAGTAGGAGTCTATGAAACGACGGTAACCCTCCCTCCGCGAGCTGATGGATATGATCTGGGTTGGGCAAAATGTTGTCGAAGTGTAACCATCAATAATATCGCAACGCCTATTGCTTACGGTATAACTTTCGCGGCCCATATACCTGATCCTGGAGACGCGCTATGCAATAACATGCCGACCTTCAATCAATTTCCACCAGTATTCCTCTGTGCAAATCAGCCATTTAGTTTTGACCATTCAGCCACAGATATAGATGGTGATAGCCTGGTTTATTCATTGGTACATCCCTACACAGGCGTAAATCAGATCGGTCGGGGAGCAGGAAATCCAGGTCGTGGTGGGCCTCCGCCAACCGTTGATCCTGTCGGGAATCCTATGGGCCCACCTCCCTATACACGATTGCCTTTTCTTCCCGGCTTTAGTTTTGATGACCCTTTTGGTTCTGGTGATTTTGTCATTGATCCTCAGTCTGGTTTTTTAACTGTTACTCCAGCTATGGTAGGAGTATTTGTCTATGCGATTTCTGTTTTTGAATATAGAGATGGAGTTCTGCTAAGTGAAAATCGACGAGATTTTCAGATCAACATCATTACTTGCCTTCCGCAGGGCGCTCCCCCTTTTATTTCACATTCAACTACTGGTTTACCTACCTCTACCAATGGCGATACCATATATGCTCAGGCAGATGTTCCCTTCTGTTATGATGTAACGCTGGAAGATACCATCCCTGGAGATGTACTTTCGGCTTATACAGTCAGCGCGGCTTTTGGAAATGGCAACTTTTTCCCACCTGCTGCTACTTTTAATTTTAGCGGAGTAAATCCCATAAATGGTCAGGTTTGCTGGACGCCCAGCTGTCAGTATGATGGGGATACTATTCCACTAATCGTCGGTGGTTTTGACATAGGGGATTGTGAAAATGTGGGGGATGTGTTTGATACGGTCTGGGTCATTGTAAATAAGCCTCCCAATCAACTGCCGAGCATCGTTCCGGATTTGACAGGCTTACAGGTGAACAATGATACCATCATCATAAGTGCAGGAAGCAATTTATGCTATGATTTGAACATCACAGATCCCAATCCCAATGATATACTCCATGCTTTTCCATTAAGTAGCATTTTCAATGCTCCCAATGGACCAACTTTTAATATAGTGAGCCAAAATCCTATGCTTGCTCAGGTCTGTTGGACACCTGGATGTGATTTTGAAGATCAGATATTTGAATTTCGAACCGCAGCCTCAGATGTATCTCTGTGTAATAATACCCAGCCGGTTGAAAATCTATTGTTTGTCAAAGTAGTTATTCCCCCCAATGATCCCCCAGATATAGCTTTTGATTTAAGCGCTAATGTTTTCAGCAATGATACCATTTTTGTATCTGCACTTGATAATCTCTGTTTCGATATAACAGCGAGCGATCCAAACCTGGCAGACATCATTACCCTTTCGACCCTGAGTCCGATATTTAATGATCCTAATCCTCCCACCCTGACTACAACGGGTAATAATCCGCTTCAGGGACAGGTTTGCTGGATGCCTTCCTGCGATTATGAAAATCAGGTAATTCCTTTCATTTTCAAAGTCAATGATCCGGGTGTTTGTTCCAGCATAGGAGAAGCTTTCGATACAGTCTATGTTTCGGTTGCCGTACCTCCCAATGATCCGCCAAATATCGTAGCAGATCTCAGTGGAAATTCATTTAGCAATGACACCATTTTTGTTAATGCTAATGATGCATTCTGTTACGACTATGTAGCCAGTGATTTGAATGTAGGAGATAATCTCAATGCTTTTACAGTCAGCAGCATTTTCAATGATCCTAATGGACCTAGCTTTAGCTTAAATGGAAATAATCCTGTATCAGGTCAGATTTGCTGGACGCCATCTTGTGATTTTGTAAATCAAACCATAGAGCTAATTATCGGGGTAGGGGATGATGCTCCCTGTACTTCTACGGCTCAAGCCTTTGATACGGTTTATATTGAAATTGCCTTTCCTCCGAATGATCCGCCAGAGACATTTGCTAACCTGGCGAATTTGACGACAGATGGTGATACCATTTTTGTAGATCCGCAGGAATCATTCTGTTTCAACCTCAACTTTACCGATCCCAATATTGCCGATACGCTTACTGCCTTTGCGATCAGCCCGATCTTCAGTCAGCCCGATGGCCCCAGCTTCACTTTCCAGGGAGTAAATCCTGCTTCTGCTCAGGTCTGCTGGATTCCCTCTTGTGATTATGAAGGTCAGCTCATCGAATTGGTATTTAGAGTTGAGGATAATGGAGACTGCGATAATGAATTGGAGGATTTTGATACGGTTTTTGTAAAAATAAATGATCCCAATACGATTGCTCCTAATCTGGGTCACGATATAAGTGGGAATCTAAATACAGGAGGCGATACCATCTACATAGAAATTGGAGGGAATTTATGTTATGACTTTTATGTAGCTGATAATACGCCGGAAAATGGAGTTGACTTTGTACATGCCTTAGAACTTGCAAGTCTGGCGGGCAGCAATTTAAGTTTAACAAATCTCGATTATGTTCGCCGCAATGATTCTATTATCGGATCCGTTTGCCTAAGCTCCAGTTGTTCTAATGGAGGAAGTCTTTTCAGAAGCATAATTAGAGGAATAGATCAGGAAACTTGTCCGCCTTTTGCCTCCAATAGCGATACGGTCTTTATCAAAGTCAATACAGACTTCCGCTCCTTTGCCGGAAATGATATCTCTTTCTGTGAAGGTAGCGGAGGAGTACAGCTCAATGTTACACCTATCGGTGGTACAGCTCCCTATTTCTTCGAATGGGGATGCGATGATCCCAATGGTGCCTGTGGACTCAGCAGTCCTGCCGTTTCCAATCCCATTGTCAATCCTACCGATACCACTACCTATTTCGTGCAGGTAACTGATCGAAATGGATGTACCTCTGAGATCGATGGAGTGCAGGTCAATGTCAAAAAACTGCCCATAGTCGATGCCGGACCCGATCAGTTCCTCTGTGAAGATGGCATTGGAACCAATTTAGAGGTTAACGTCCTCAATCCCATCGCAGCACCCGGACCCTACACTTACACCTGGACACCCGGAGCTACCCTCAATGATCCTACTTTGGTCAATCCAAGAGCCAATCCTACACAAACAACCATCTATACCGTTGTCGTTAGCTCTGCCAATGGATGTACCAGTGATAATACTACCCTCGATACCCTCAGTACCATTACGGTGCATGTCAATGATAAACCCGTCGCAAGTACTGGACCTACGGTCGATATCTGTTTCGGGGATACCACCATGCTGAGAGGATTTGCCAGTCAAGGAGGACCCGACTACCAATTTGTCTGGACACCTTCTACCGGTTTGGATGATTCTACCTCTCAAACGCCTATGGCTTCCCCCCCTCAGACTACCACATACTCATTGGTAGCCTGGTCTAATGGATGTCAAAGTGATGCCGAGCAATTGACCGTTGTGGTGCATACCTTGCCCACTTCTGATCCCGGTCTGGTAGCTGAAATATGCGGAGGAGATTCGGTGCAGTTAAATGGAATTGCAAGTTCAGAGCCTGGAGCTACGCATACCTATCAGTGGACACCTGCCATTGGTTTAGATGATGCCACTAGTGCTATGCCTATGGCCAGTCCTTCCATAACGACCACCTATACTTTGGTTGCTACTTCCAATTTTGGATGTGAAAGTCCGGAGTATAATATCGATGTAAATGTGCTTCCTGCTCCTCAGGCTTTTGCCGGAGTGGATAGTTTCCTTTGTAGAGGAGATAGTCTTGCCTTGCAAGGAAGTCATACGATGATAGGCGGGCCAGCAACTGGACCGGTATTCTATAATTGGGATCCAAGCCCGACTTTGAATGTGCCTACGATCCCCGGACCGAATGCAGGACCTACAGCAACTACTGTATATACCCTGACTGTTTCCACAGGATCCTGCTCAACAACGGATGAAGTAAAAATCGATGTCTTTGATGAAGTCATTGCGGTGGCTTCTGCTGATACCAGTCGCATCTGTGAAGGGGATTCTGTCCAGCTCTTTGTGAGCGGCGGAACACCAGCTTCAACCTATAGCTGGACACCGGGCACAAGCATCGGAAATCCCGGAGAAGCCAATCCACAAGTGGCTCCCGATCAAACGACCATTTACTATGTTACCGTAACGCAGGGTACTTGTAGTGGAATGGATTCGGTGCAAATTGACGTGAATCCAGCTCCTGGAGCTGATTTCTTTGCCAGTCAGGATTCCGGTTGTAATGATCTGACCATTGCCTTTCTGGAGAATTCTGCAAATGGAAGCAATTACATTTGGGACTTTGGAGATGGGTCGCCCATCAGCAATGAGCCCAATCCTGAGCATACTTATACAAGCCCCGGAGTATATACTGCCTCTTTCCAGGCATTTGGTATGGGAGGCTGTATCTCCGATATTCAAACCAAAGAAATTACCGTCTTCCCAGCAGGAGTGGCTGACTTTACTTCCAGTCCGGATCTCGGAGCAGAATTACCGCTGCCCAATGTCGAGATTCAGTTTACCAATCAATCCACAGATGCTGTAAGCTTCCTTTGGGACTTTGGAGATGGTAATTTTTCAACAGAAGAAAATCCCCTACATGTCTACAATGAAGCGGGAGAATATACAGTAAGCCTGACCATCACGGATACCGGAGGATGTACAAACATCATTCAATATGGGCCTTACAAAATTTTCATCCCGGGACTTTTGATCCCCAATGTCTTCTCTCCAAATGGAGACGGGATCAATGACAATTTCAGAATCACCTATGATGGAAGGGAAGTATTCACCATCAAGGTCTATGACCGTTGGGGGAGGTTGATGTTTGAAGATGAAAATTCGCCCATAAATGGTTGGAATGGAAAGGCCTCTAATGGACAGGATGCCAGCGATGGAGTTTATTATTACTCCATTAACATTGGCTCGAAAACCTTTACCGGAAATGTCACCCTGATGAGGTAA